One genomic segment of Thermodesulfobacterium sp. TA1 includes these proteins:
- the lptB gene encoding LPS export ABC transporter ATP-binding protein, whose protein sequence is MLKTKDLKKFFKKKEVVRGVTVEVKRGEVVGLLGPNGAGKTTSFYMIAGFLKPDSGAIFLFDKDITDYDVSERAKHGIIYLPQESSVFRKLTVYENFKVVVERLEVKQKELLEKLDFYVDLFSLREVLNQKAYTLSGGQKRKVEIVRALLVEPSFILLDEPFAGIDPIGIDQLKTIFKTLKERNIGLLISDHNVRDTLKICDRAYVIADGQIIGAGTPQQILESEIVKEKYLGERFNI, encoded by the coding sequence ATGCTAAAAACTAAGGATTTAAAAAAATTCTTTAAGAAAAAAGAGGTAGTACGTGGAGTTACTGTGGAGGTAAAAAGAGGAGAGGTAGTAGGTTTACTTGGCCCAAACGGAGCAGGAAAAACTACCTCTTTTTACATGATAGCAGGTTTTCTTAAACCTGATTCAGGTGCGATTTTCCTTTTTGATAAGGATATAACCGATTATGATGTTTCTGAAAGGGCCAAACATGGAATTATTTATCTTCCTCAAGAAAGTTCTGTTTTTAGAAAACTTACGGTATACGAAAATTTTAAAGTGGTGGTAGAGCGTTTAGAAGTTAAACAAAAGGAGCTGTTAGAGAAGCTTGATTTTTATGTAGACCTTTTTAGCTTAAGAGAGGTACTTAATCAAAAAGCTTATACCCTTTCTGGTGGACAAAAGAGAAAAGTAGAGATAGTAAGGGCACTTTTAGTAGAACCTTCTTTTATCTTACTTGATGAGCCCTTTGCAGGAATTGACCCTATCGGTATTGACCAGTTAAAAACCATTTTTAAAACCTTAAAAGAAAGAAACATCGGCCTTTTAATATCAGACCACAACGTAAGAGATACCTTAAAAATCTGTGATAGAGCCTATGTTATAGCTGATGGTCAAATCATAGGCGCAGGTACTCCTCAGCAAATATTAGAAAGCGAAATCGTTAAGGAAAAATATTTAGGAGAAAGGTTTAACATTTAA
- the cdaA gene encoding diadenylate cyclase CdaA, which yields MNFEFFKISEMFNSITWKDIVDIFVVSFFIYRILLLIQGSRALQMVAGLSVVVLLYFVSDALQLLTLNWILNTFMSSILILIIIVFQDDIRKALAQIGKHPFTKFQTEYSYGIEEVVKAVTKLAEKKIGALIVFEREISLKDFLEGSIVLDSKISEELLISIFNPKSPLHDGAVVISKGKIVAAGVVLPLSTNPDIAKDLGTRHRAAIGITEITDSVAIVVSEEKGYISIAVSGKITRDVTPATLRKMLSQLLGFESKAPWWTRITYEIQKGT from the coding sequence TTGAATTTTGAGTTTTTCAAAATTTCTGAAATGTTTAATTCTATCACTTGGAAAGATATCGTAGACATCTTTGTAGTCAGTTTTTTTATCTATAGGATACTTTTGCTTATTCAAGGGAGTAGAGCTTTACAGATGGTAGCAGGTTTGTCTGTAGTGGTCCTTTTATATTTCGTCTCTGATGCTTTGCAGTTGTTAACCTTAAACTGGATTTTAAACACCTTTATGTCTTCTATCTTGATTTTAATCATTATAGTTTTTCAAGACGACATAAGAAAAGCCTTAGCCCAGATAGGAAAGCATCCTTTTACCAAATTTCAGACAGAATATTCTTATGGTATAGAAGAGGTGGTTAAGGCAGTTACCAAACTTGCAGAGAAAAAAATAGGAGCTTTGATAGTTTTTGAAAGAGAGATTAGTTTGAAGGATTTTTTAGAAGGGTCTATAGTGTTAGACTCAAAGATAAGCGAAGAGTTGTTGATAAGTATCTTTAATCCTAAAAGCCCTCTTCATGATGGAGCAGTAGTTATCAGCAAAGGTAAAATCGTAGCCGCAGGTGTAGTATTGCCCCTTTCTACCAACCCAGACATAGCCAAAGATTTGGGGACCAGACATAGGGCAGCCATAGGTATTACAGAGATTACCGATTCGGTAGCTATAGTAGTATCTGAGGAAAAAGGTTATATTTCTATAGCAGTAAGCGGAAAAATCACCAGAGACGTAACCCCTGCTACTTTAAGAAAAATGCTTTCTCAGCTTTTAGGTTTTGAGTCTAAGGCACCATGGTGGACAAGGATTACTTATGAGATTCAAAAGGGAACATAA
- the folP gene encoding dihydropteroate synthase: MLSPLRIGSKIFDWKDCPYFFGVLNITPDSFSDGGRFFNLKDAVLRAKELIEEGADIIDIGGESTRPFSDPITEEEELKRVIPVVKVVCEEFPGAIVSVDTYKSKVAEEALKAGASMINDISAGTFDPNMVDVVKDFGCPYVIMHIKGTPKNMQENPIYQDVVKEVREFLVRRIEFLVDKGVSVEKIIIDPGLGFGKTFEHNLEILKNLEEFYTLERPLLLGHSRKSFVGKIVNRENPLAREGGTVGFSVWAYLKRVHFLRVHRVDLNKDAVIMFKFLREHLGG; the protein is encoded by the coding sequence ATGCTTTCTCCTTTAAGGATAGGGTCTAAAATTTTTGATTGGAAAGATTGTCCTTACTTTTTTGGGGTTTTAAACATAACTCCGGATTCTTTTTCTGACGGAGGAAGATTTTTTAACTTAAAAGATGCGGTTTTAAGGGCTAAAGAATTGATAGAAGAAGGTGCGGATATCATAGATATAGGAGGAGAATCTACCAGACCTTTTTCTGACCCTATAACCGAAGAAGAAGAGCTAAAAAGGGTTATTCCTGTGGTGAAAGTGGTTTGTGAAGAATTTCCTGGAGCGATAGTTTCGGTAGATACATATAAAAGCAAAGTAGCAGAAGAGGCTTTAAAAGCTGGAGCCTCTATGATAAACGACATAAGCGCAGGGACTTTTGACCCAAATATGGTTGATGTGGTGAAAGATTTTGGCTGCCCCTATGTGATTATGCATATCAAAGGAACCCCAAAGAACATGCAAGAAAACCCTATTTATCAAGACGTAGTAAAGGAAGTAAGAGAGTTTTTGGTAAGACGGATAGAATTTTTAGTAGATAAAGGGGTCTCTGTGGAAAAGATAATCATAGACCCTGGTTTAGGGTTTGGGAAAACCTTTGAGCACAATTTAGAAATTTTAAAAAATTTAGAAGAATTTTATACCTTAGAAAGACCTCTTCTTTTAGGGCATTCAAGAAAAAGTTTTGTAGGTAAAATCGTAAACCGAGAAAACCCTTTAGCCAGAGAGGGAGGAACGGTAGGTTTTTCTGTTTGGGCTTATCTTAAGAGAGTACATTTTTTAAGGGTTCATCGCGTTGACCTTAACAAAGATGCAGTTATAATGTTTAAGTTTCTTCGGGAACATTTAGGAGGTTAA
- a CDS encoding YbbR-like domain-containing protein → MRFKREHKLKVLSFLMALTLWYFVVWGRSIEKTIEIPVNYKLPNPNYMVEITPSTVVLRIQAIRNLLRNLNEKQITLEIDTKNFPPGVHQIRVPIEKISLPAGIKVKEVNPNFLTLVVKKIGTKKVPVKPVFKEEEKFYFTQGRIKVIPKYVLIKAPVEVLPNIQEVQTEPIDILKLKLNKALEVDLMPPLGIISVDVEKVKVVYEERKR, encoded by the coding sequence ATGAGATTCAAAAGGGAACATAAACTAAAAGTTCTTTCTTTTTTGATGGCTCTTACCTTATGGTATTTTGTAGTATGGGGACGTTCTATAGAAAAGACTATAGAAATTCCTGTGAATTATAAATTACCTAATCCTAACTATATGGTGGAAATAACTCCTTCTACGGTGGTTTTAAGGATACAGGCTATAAGAAATCTTTTAAGAAACCTTAACGAAAAACAAATTACTTTAGAAATAGATACCAAAAACTTCCCTCCAGGGGTTCATCAGATAAGGGTGCCTATAGAAAAGATAAGTCTTCCTGCAGGGATAAAGGTAAAAGAGGTAAACCCTAATTTTCTTACCTTGGTTGTGAAAAAAATAGGGACTAAAAAGGTTCCTGTAAAACCTGTGTTTAAAGAAGAAGAAAAGTTTTATTTTACCCAAGGAAGAATAAAAGTAATTCCCAAGTATGTTTTAATCAAGGCCCCTGTAGAGGTTCTTCCAAACATTCAGGAGGTACAAACAGAACCTATAGACATATTAAAACTAAAATTAAACAAGGCTTTAGAGGTTGACTTAATGCCACCGTTAGGAATTATTAGTGTGGACGTAGAAAAAGTAAAAGTCGTCTATGAAGAAAGGAAGAGGTAG
- the glmM gene encoding phosphoglucosamine mutase, which yields MVERKLFGTDGIRGEANFFPMLPEIALQVGRAIGFLFKNQNHHTTKVVIGKDTRLSGYVFESALVAGICSMGGYSLLVGPIPTPGIAFLTKDMRADAGIMISASHNPYYDNGIKIFGKDGFKLSDETEAKIEELIFDEGFKDLRVHKDALGRAFRIKDAIGRYVVHLKSVVPSNVDFEGLKVVIDCANGACYQVGPRVLEELGAEVIAIGCNPNGININEKSGALYPENIQKAVLENQADLGIALDGDGDRIVVVDEKGNLLDGDDLLAIFAIELKEKVQLTNLTVVGTIMSNLGLELFLKKEGINFLRTPVGDRYVVMKMREVNAVLGGETSGHIIFLDKATTGDGLLAGLRLLSLVKQKEKPLSELAKLFEKLPQVIKNIKVSKKIPLDEIEGIQEKIKQAEDRLGKTGRIVIRPSGTEPKYRIMVEGENPNLVEEISEALKEFLQKKLG from the coding sequence ATGGTAGAAAGAAAGCTTTTTGGCACAGACGGAATAAGAGGTGAGGCTAACTTTTTTCCTATGCTACCTGAAATTGCTTTGCAAGTAGGTAGGGCTATAGGATTTTTGTTTAAAAATCAAAATCACCATACCACCAAGGTGGTTATAGGCAAAGATACCAGGTTATCTGGATATGTGTTTGAGTCTGCCTTGGTTGCAGGGATATGTTCTATGGGAGGATATAGTTTATTAGTAGGACCTATTCCTACTCCTGGAATTGCTTTTTTAACCAAAGATATGCGGGCAGATGCAGGTATCATGATTTCTGCTTCCCATAATCCTTATTACGATAATGGAATTAAAATCTTTGGTAAAGATGGGTTTAAACTTTCTGATGAGACAGAAGCCAAGATAGAGGAGTTGATTTTTGATGAAGGGTTTAAAGACTTAAGGGTACACAAAGATGCTTTAGGAAGGGCCTTTAGGATAAAGGATGCTATAGGAAGATATGTGGTGCATCTAAAGTCTGTCGTTCCTTCAAACGTTGATTTTGAAGGTTTAAAGGTGGTGATAGATTGTGCCAACGGAGCTTGTTATCAAGTAGGACCAAGGGTTTTAGAAGAACTTGGGGCTGAAGTAATAGCCATAGGCTGCAACCCAAACGGAATCAACATCAACGAAAAAAGCGGCGCCCTTTATCCCGAAAACATTCAAAAAGCGGTTTTAGAAAATCAGGCAGATTTAGGTATAGCCCTTGATGGAGATGGAGACCGTATCGTGGTAGTAGATGAAAAAGGAAATTTGTTAGACGGAGACGATCTTTTAGCTATTTTTGCTATAGAATTAAAGGAAAAAGTCCAACTTACTAACCTTACGGTAGTAGGAACAATAATGAGTAACCTTGGGTTAGAACTTTTCTTAAAAAAAGAAGGTATTAATTTTCTGAGAACTCCTGTAGGAGATAGATATGTAGTGATGAAAATGAGGGAGGTAAACGCTGTTTTAGGAGGAGAAACCTCAGGTCATATTATTTTTCTTGATAAAGCTACCACAGGAGATGGCCTTTTAGCAGGATTGCGTCTTCTTTCTTTGGTTAAACAAAAAGAAAAGCCTCTTTCTGAATTGGCTAAACTTTTCGAAAAACTTCCTCAAGTTATAAAAAACATAAAAGTTAGTAAAAAAATTCCTTTAGATGAAATAGAGGGTATCCAAGAAAAGATCAAGCAAGCAGAAGATAGGTTAGGAAAAACGGGAAGGATAGTGATAAGACCTTCAGGTACTGAGCCTAAGTACCGTATAATGGTTGAAGGAGAAAACCCAAATTTAGTAGAGGAAATAAGCGAAGCATTGAAAGAATTTCTTCAGAAAAAGTTAGGTTAG
- the lptA gene encoding lipopolysaccharide transport periplasmic protein LptA: MKKTNLIGILLKGLLIFFFFGIEFQSLGLASEINIVANKMEVMESEGIAVFTGKVQATRGDMQVFCDKLYVYYTTQEEKKNITKVVALGKVVIYKGKWKAYAEKAVYYKDQEKLVLEDNPKVWNEKNLVEGDIVVLYFNEDRSEVLSKNEGRVRARFYLK, from the coding sequence ATGAAAAAAACGAACTTAATAGGCATACTTTTAAAGGGTTTATTAATTTTCTTCTTTTTTGGAATAGAATTCCAGTCCTTAGGATTGGCTTCTGAAATTAACATAGTAGCCAACAAGATGGAGGTTATGGAAAGTGAAGGAATAGCGGTTTTTACCGGTAAAGTCCAGGCTACCCGAGGAGATATGCAGGTTTTTTGCGATAAACTTTATGTGTACTATACTACCCAAGAAGAGAAAAAGAACATAACCAAAGTGGTGGCTTTAGGAAAAGTGGTGATTTATAAAGGGAAATGGAAAGCCTATGCAGAGAAAGCGGTTTATTATAAAGACCAAGAAAAATTAGTTTTAGAAGATAACCCTAAGGTCTGGAATGAAAAAAATTTGGTTGAGGGAGATATCGTAGTTCTTTACTTTAACGAAGACAGAAGTGAGGTTCTATCCAAAAACGAAGGCAGGGTAAGGGCTCGTTTTTATCTTAAATAA
- a CDS encoding class I SAM-dependent rRNA methyltransferase: MLYPPVVLNKLGVQNYLRRSLWFTQKDIKDFEKLSEKISPGDLVTIFSEEKYFLGIGYFNPQSFYCLKLLSTEEQKIDINFFVQVFSKALNLRRSLYPGEGCFRLVFSEGDFVPGLVVDLFEKIAVVQTHTLGMEKLLAFIIEALKVVLSPEAIVLKNDHVKRQEEGLPLYVNVAYGKVEEPILVTIDDIKFLIPIISGQKTGFFLDQRENRRFVRDLSKGLQVIDGFSYIGGFGFYCLKGGAERVFLIDRSAAALSLAEEIAKLNHWKDKLIALQGDIFKILKNPPKVDMVVLDPPAFIKSYKHISEGEKKYESLYFLGLKALEKGYFFGFSCSHFLKFERLWFLIKNSLKSLQLNGRIIFQGIQAKDHPINPFVEETFYLKGIGVYVEK, from the coding sequence GTGTTATACCCTCCGGTTGTTTTAAATAAACTTGGGGTCCAAAATTATTTAAGAAGAAGCCTTTGGTTTACTCAAAAAGACATAAAAGATTTTGAGAAACTTTCAGAAAAAATTTCCCCTGGGGATTTGGTAACCATCTTTTCAGAGGAAAAATATTTTTTGGGGATAGGATATTTTAACCCTCAGTCTTTTTATTGTTTAAAACTTCTTTCTACCGAAGAACAAAAAATAGATATAAACTTTTTTGTACAGGTGTTTAGTAAAGCCTTAAACCTTAGACGGTCGTTATATCCTGGAGAAGGCTGTTTTCGTTTGGTTTTTTCTGAAGGAGATTTTGTACCTGGTTTAGTAGTAGACCTGTTTGAAAAAATTGCGGTGGTGCAGACCCATACCCTTGGTATGGAAAAACTTTTAGCTTTTATTATAGAAGCTTTAAAAGTGGTGCTTTCTCCTGAGGCTATAGTCTTAAAAAACGACCATGTTAAAAGACAAGAAGAGGGGCTTCCTCTTTACGTAAATGTAGCTTATGGGAAGGTAGAAGAACCGATTTTGGTTACTATAGATGACATAAAGTTTTTAATTCCGATTATTTCAGGACAAAAAACCGGGTTTTTTTTAGACCAGAGGGAAAACCGAAGGTTTGTAAGGGATCTTTCAAAAGGTTTACAGGTGATAGACGGATTTTCTTATATCGGTGGTTTTGGATTTTATTGTTTGAAAGGTGGGGCTGAAAGGGTTTTCTTGATAGACCGGTCTGCTGCTGCCCTTTCTTTGGCTGAAGAAATCGCCAAACTTAACCACTGGAAAGATAAACTTATAGCCCTTCAAGGAGACATTTTTAAAATACTCAAAAATCCGCCTAAGGTAGATATGGTAGTCCTTGACCCTCCAGCCTTTATAAAATCTTATAAACATATTTCTGAGGGAGAGAAAAAATACGAAAGCCTTTATTTTTTAGGTCTTAAAGCTTTGGAAAAAGGATATTTTTTTGGGTTTTCTTGTTCTCATTTTTTAAAATTTGAAAGACTTTGGTTTTTGATAAAGAATTCTCTTAAAAGCTTACAACTTAACGGGAGGATTATTTTCCAAGGCATACAGGCTAAAGACCATCCTATTAATCCTTTTGTAGAAGAGACTTTTTATCTAAAAGGAATAGGAGTTTATGTAGAAAAATAA
- a CDS encoding 4Fe-4S binding protein: MKRRIVQVFSLFLHNGYLVFPFTKTLYTGPLKGFCAPGLNCYSCPASLFSCPLGVLQNILSALKILKWQTLIAPFLYLLGFFLFFGLTLGRFICGWVCPFGFLQDLIYKIPFLKRKITFPWRTQKYLKHLVLIGLVFWVPLTFQNEIGYGILGFCKFLCPAGTLEAGYLNLILTSELWDYIGRLFYFKTLFLLGVMILVLVDYRFFCKNLCPLGLIYGLFNKFSFLRFKIDVDRCTRCKACEKICPVDIYPLEEPNSVECIRCLNCVKICPHHAIHIEKGDFNRVIPSGCFK; this comes from the coding sequence ATGAAAAGAAGGATTGTACAGGTTTTTTCTTTGTTTCTACATAACGGATATTTAGTTTTTCCCTTTACTAAAACCCTTTATACAGGTCCTTTAAAAGGGTTTTGTGCTCCGGGATTAAATTGTTATTCCTGTCCTGCCAGCCTTTTTTCTTGCCCTTTAGGGGTTTTACAGAATATATTAAGTGCATTAAAGATTTTAAAATGGCAGACATTGATAGCCCCTTTTTTGTATTTGTTAGGTTTTTTTCTGTTTTTTGGGCTAACCTTAGGAAGGTTTATCTGTGGTTGGGTTTGTCCTTTTGGTTTTTTACAGGACCTTATCTACAAAATACCCTTTTTAAAAAGAAAAATTACTTTTCCTTGGAGGACACAAAAATACTTAAAACATTTGGTGCTTATAGGACTGGTGTTTTGGGTGCCACTAACTTTTCAAAATGAAATCGGATACGGTATTCTTGGGTTTTGTAAATTTCTTTGCCCGGCAGGAACCTTAGAGGCAGGTTACCTAAACCTGATTCTAACCTCAGAACTTTGGGATTATATAGGAAGACTTTTTTACTTTAAGACCTTGTTTTTATTAGGGGTTATGATTTTGGTTTTGGTAGATTACAGGTTTTTTTGTAAAAACCTATGTCCCTTGGGTTTAATATATGGGCTGTTTAATAAGTTTAGTTTTTTGCGATTTAAAATAGACGTGGATAGATGTACTCGTTGTAAGGCCTGTGAAAAAATTTGTCCAGTTGACATCTATCCTTTAGAAGAGCCAAATTCAGTCGAATGTATCAGATGTCTAAACTGTGTAAAAATTTGTCCTCACCATGCTATACATATAGAAAAAGGAGATTTTAACCGTGTTATACCCTCCGGTTGTTTTAAATAA
- a CDS encoding sulfite exporter TauE/SafE family protein: protein MIKKEVLHALWIGVLAGCFGGLVGLGGGVVMIPLMVGVLKLSQHQAHGTSLWALVFTGLIGAITYGMHGAVDVVASLIIAITAMITARKGAKFAHSLPEWKLKRSFGAFLIFASILLLVKPYVGSLYHFSLAGTAKILALLLTGVFAGFIAGMMGVGGGTIMVPALVLGLNYGQHLAQGTSLLCMVPAGLVGAYTHLKLGNVVKSILPGLVIGIIIGTFIGGNVANLLPEAYLRVFFATIVIWTGIRFLRTPKPKD from the coding sequence ATGATAAAAAAAGAAGTTTTACATGCTTTGTGGATAGGGGTTTTGGCAGGATGTTTCGGTGGGTTGGTAGGCTTAGGGGGTGGGGTGGTGATGATACCACTTATGGTAGGTGTTTTAAAACTTTCTCAGCATCAAGCCCATGGAACCAGTCTTTGGGCTTTGGTTTTTACAGGGCTTATCGGGGCTATTACTTACGGGATGCATGGTGCGGTAGATGTTGTTGCTTCATTGATTATAGCTATTACCGCGATGATCACCGCAAGAAAAGGAGCTAAGTTTGCCCATAGCCTTCCTGAATGGAAGCTTAAAAGGTCTTTTGGTGCCTTTTTAATCTTTGCTTCTATTTTACTTTTAGTAAAACCCTATGTAGGAAGCCTCTATCATTTCTCATTAGCAGGAACTGCTAAGATTTTAGCGTTGCTGCTTACAGGGGTGTTTGCTGGTTTTATAGCCGGGATGATGGGAGTAGGTGGAGGAACGATTATGGTACCAGCTTTAGTTTTAGGTTTAAACTATGGACAACATCTTGCCCAAGGAACCTCGCTTTTATGTATGGTCCCAGCTGGGCTGGTTGGTGCCTATACCCACCTTAAACTGGGAAATGTGGTAAAATCCATCTTACCTGGTCTGGTCATAGGGATTATCATCGGTACCTTTATAGGAGGAAACGTTGCCAATCTTTTACCTGAAGCTTACTTGAGGGTCTTTTTTGCTACGATAGTCATCTGGACAGGGATAAGGTTTCTGAGAACTCCTAAACCTAAGGATTAA
- the ftsH gene encoding ATP-dependent zinc metalloprotease FtsH → MWQKSKTLLIWIFIGLFVLVAYNFFYNQTLYTSNTVSYTEFLEKVENGDIKEVTIEGQKVITKVSSKELITYIPDDKDLIPFLKQKGIKIVVKPDSQHSWVTTFLISWLPFIVLILLWIFFIKQMQPGNKPFSFVKSRARLIKEGETKVTFKDVAGVEEAKEELQEVVEFLKNPQKFTKLGARIPKGILLVGPPGTGKTLLAKAIAGEAGVPFFSISGSDFVEMFVGVGAARVRDLFAQAKAHAPCIVFIDEIDAVGRQRGAGLGGGHDEREQTLNQLLVEMDGFDTAEGIVVLAATNRPDILDPALLRPGRFDRQVFVPPPDVNGREAILKLYANKFKVDPNLDLRSIAKATPGFTGANLENMFNEAALIAAKKGKEMIEQEDLEEAKDKIIMGKERKGFMLSEEEKKVIAYHEAGHALVAYYLPDPDPVHKISIIPRGQALGVTQQLPLDDRHIYPEDYLLKKITVLLGGRVSEATVFKSISTGAQDDIKKATYIAKKMVCEWGMSKRLGPLALGKGEDHIFLGKELLQIRDYSEDTARLIDEEIKEIIQNCYERAKKIIDTYIDKLHKVASVLLEEETIDAERFKLILENESH, encoded by the coding sequence ATGTGGCAGAAAAGTAAAACTTTACTGATTTGGATCTTTATTGGTTTGTTTGTTTTGGTTGCTTATAATTTTTTCTATAATCAGACATTATATACCTCAAATACCGTCAGTTATACTGAATTTTTGGAAAAGGTAGAAAATGGTGATATTAAAGAGGTAACGATAGAAGGACAAAAGGTTATTACGAAGGTTTCTTCCAAGGAATTGATTACTTATATTCCAGATGATAAGGATTTGATTCCCTTTTTAAAACAGAAAGGGATAAAGATTGTGGTTAAGCCAGATTCGCAGCATAGTTGGGTTACTACCTTTTTGATTTCTTGGCTTCCTTTTATCGTGCTTATTTTGCTTTGGATTTTTTTTATCAAACAGATGCAACCTGGAAATAAACCATTTAGTTTTGTAAAGAGTAGAGCAAGGTTAATAAAAGAAGGAGAAACTAAGGTAACCTTTAAGGATGTGGCTGGGGTAGAAGAGGCTAAAGAAGAACTACAAGAAGTGGTAGAATTTTTAAAAAATCCTCAAAAATTTACTAAGTTAGGTGCCCGGATTCCTAAAGGTATCTTGCTGGTAGGACCTCCAGGAACAGGAAAAACCCTTCTTGCTAAAGCTATAGCTGGAGAAGCAGGGGTGCCTTTTTTTAGCATAAGCGGTTCAGATTTTGTAGAAATGTTTGTTGGGGTAGGAGCTGCTAGGGTTAGAGACCTATTTGCTCAGGCTAAAGCCCATGCACCTTGTATCGTTTTTATTGACGAAATAGATGCCGTTGGTAGACAGAGAGGTGCAGGTTTAGGTGGAGGTCATGACGAAAGAGAACAGACTTTAAACCAGTTGTTGGTTGAAATGGATGGATTTGACACTGCAGAAGGTATAGTGGTGCTTGCTGCCACTAACAGACCTGATATTTTAGACCCAGCTCTTTTACGTCCAGGAAGGTTTGATAGACAGGTTTTTGTTCCTCCACCAGATGTAAACGGAAGAGAGGCTATCCTAAAACTTTATGCTAACAAGTTTAAAGTAGATCCTAATTTAGACCTGAGGTCTATAGCTAAAGCCACTCCAGGTTTTACTGGTGCTAACTTAGAAAATATGTTTAACGAAGCTGCACTTATTGCTGCCAAAAAAGGAAAGGAAATGATCGAGCAGGAAGATTTAGAAGAGGCGAAAGATAAAATAATCATGGGTAAAGAAAGAAAAGGGTTTATGTTAAGTGAAGAGGAAAAAAAGGTTATAGCCTATCATGAGGCAGGACATGCCTTGGTGGCTTATTATTTACCTGACCCTGACCCGGTTCATAAAATAAGTATTATCCCCAGGGGACAGGCCTTAGGAGTAACCCAGCAGTTACCTTTGGACGACAGACATATTTATCCTGAAGATTATTTACTTAAAAAGATAACGGTGCTTTTAGGTGGTAGGGTTAGTGAGGCAACGGTGTTTAAATCTATAAGTACAGGGGCTCAAGACGACATCAAAAAGGCTACCTATATTGCTAAAAAGATGGTCTGTGAATGGGGCATGAGTAAAAGGTTAGGTCCTTTAGCTTTAGGTAAGGGGGAAGACCATATCTTTCTTGGCAAAGAACTTTTGCAGATAAGAGATTATTCCGAAGATACCGCAAGACTTATCGATGAAGAAATAAAAGAAATCATACAAAATTGTTATGAAAGGGCTAAAAAGATAATAGATACTTATATAGACAAACTCCACAAAGTCGCCTCTGTTTTGTTGGAAGAAGAGACGATCGATGCAGAAAGGTTTAAATTGATTTTAGAGAACGAAAGCCATTAA